The following is a genomic window from Desulfofarcimen acetoxidans DSM 771.
AATAGGCAGGAAATTCAACTGGCTTTGACTGCCGTTAAAAAGTCCTTTACCCCAAAGTCCTCCTGAACCTATGGCAATTTGTGACTGAATCATATGATAGCCGGCACCCTGCCAATCCTTCCAGGGATCCAGAAAGATAGTCAACCTGGTTATTTGGTAATCCTCAAGAGGTATCCAGACTCCAAAATTAAAATGGGCGTAGAGCCAGATACTGATGAAGCATACCCCTCCGCCGATAATCAGCAGCAGATGTGCAGGACGTGCGCCCGCGGCAAACAACATACCAAACATAATGGCTATAAAGACCAGTGAGGTGCCTAAATCCGGTTGTTTTAAAATTAATAGCATGGGTATTCCTATATAGGCAAAACAAGGAAATAAGTCCCTAAATCTTTTTAATCTCCCATCTCTTTTGGTTAGGAAATCAGCAAAAGTAATAATAATTATCACTTTTGCAAATTCCGAGGGCTGGAATATAAAAGGTCCCATGGCAATCCAGCGCTGAGCTCCCATCGCTGTGTGGCCCAGAACAAGTACGGAAGCCAGCATGACCAGATTTAATCCGTATAGAAATTTACTGTAATTAACAAAATTCTCATAATGGACCATCATAACCAGAATGACCGCAACAACACCCATCAAGATCCAGATAAGCTGCTTCTTAACATAGTCATAAGAATCACTTTGATCACCGAC
Proteins encoded in this region:
- the rodA gene encoding rod shape-determining protein RodA, translating into MSYNRLLRNLDYTLILTVILILAFSLVIISSATHVTSAVGDQSDSYDYVKKQLIWILMGVVAVILVMMVHYENFVNYSKFLYGLNLVMLASVLVLGHTAMGAQRWIAMGPFIFQPSEFAKVIIIITFADFLTKRDGRLKRFRDLFPCFAYIGIPMLLILKQPDLGTSLVFIAIMFGMLFAAGARPAHLLLIIGGGVCFISIWLYAHFNFGVWIPLEDYQITRLTIFLDPWKDWQGAGYHMIQSQIAIGSGGLWGKGLFNGSQSQLNFLPIQHTDFIFSVVGEELGFVGTVTLLVMFFIVVYRGIQIASEAKDTYGNLLAIGVVSKLAFHIMVNVGMTAGIMPVTGVPLPLFSYGGSSMLTNMCSLGILLNIYMRRQKLMF